The [Eubacterium] siraeum genome contains a region encoding:
- a CDS encoding type I restriction endonuclease subunit R — protein MSYDYSENILVQESAGNLLRDELGWDVKFAYNTEVLGDDGTFGRKSYKEILLVRYFRAALKKLNPWITEAQILEAQSVFERRLSTASLLQVNEEKYFLIRDGIPVTVKRPDGKTEMKKAAVIDFLHPENNYFLAVKELKIHGDLYRRRTDIVGFVNGLPLLFVELKKNTVDVQNAYDDNYTDYQDTIPHLFYYNAFLVLSNGTEAKVGTLGSKYEFFHEWKRLDEKEQGSVALETMLCGICKKENFLDLLENFILYDHSGGSTVKILARNHQYLGVNEAVKAYEARKLNDGKLGVFWHTQGSGKSYSMVFLAQKIRRKFAGSPTIVVLTDRDELNKQISDTFENCGLLGKTKASQFIATSGGDLVTKLKGNPSFIFTLIQKFNRLDEQPIYPDHDIIIMSDEAHRSQYGIFADNMMKLLPTAARIGFTGTPLLSSDNITARTFGGYISVYDFKRAVEDGATVPLYYENRGEKILDLHNPEITDRILDAIENADIDVDQQDKLEAEFAKEIHLMTAEPRLRSIAKDFVGHYSDLWTSGKAMFVCLNKVTCVRMYDFVQEYWKEEIKALKAKIKTATQQEAQELERKLKWMEETEMAVVISQEQNEIQTFKKWDLDIKYHRAKMEKRELDKEFKDASNPLRVVFVCAMWLTGFDVKCLSCLYLDKPLKAHTLMQTIARANRVNEGKSNGLIIDYIGIVKALRKALADYTANINTPGGDPTVDKDELIARILDTIEKAKAFLHERDFELADLVAAVDFTKLALLQTAANAVCGTIEDKKAFSTYASELIRLMKYTDRDDITGQTRKEYEAIAAIYGELQKKRRHVDTTDLMVKINSIISEYVEIDDASMMVKEEPRRFDISAIDFDLLRREFAKVKKKNLVMKDLEEIIKQKLDRLLFNNPDRIDYYERYQQIITDYNSEQDRATIEKTFMDLMDLANSLDQEEQRYVREGFESDEELSLYDMLFRDDLSKADIKKIKEVAASLLKKIKAKIAELDHWADKQETKAAVDNLIRDTLWAELPECYDEISISEYRQRIYEYVYTRYRMAA, from the coding sequence ATGAGCTACGATTACTCAGAAAATATACTCGTGCAGGAAAGCGCCGGAAACCTTCTCCGGGACGAACTTGGCTGGGATGTGAAATTCGCATATAACACGGAGGTGCTGGGCGACGATGGCACCTTCGGCAGGAAATCGTACAAAGAGATTCTGCTTGTGCGGTATTTTCGTGCTGCCCTGAAAAAGCTCAATCCTTGGATAACCGAGGCGCAGATTCTTGAAGCGCAGAGTGTTTTTGAAAGACGTCTGTCCACAGCCTCACTCCTGCAGGTCAACGAGGAGAAGTATTTCCTGATTCGCGACGGCATTCCCGTGACAGTAAAGCGTCCGGACGGCAAAACGGAAATGAAAAAAGCTGCTGTGATTGATTTTCTCCACCCAGAGAACAACTATTTCCTTGCGGTCAAAGAACTGAAAATACACGGCGACCTTTATCGCCGCCGTACAGACATCGTCGGCTTTGTGAACGGTCTGCCGCTTCTTTTCGTGGAATTAAAGAAAAATACCGTAGACGTGCAGAATGCCTACGATGACAACTATACCGATTATCAGGATACGATACCGCACCTGTTCTATTACAACGCTTTCCTTGTGCTTTCCAACGGGACCGAGGCCAAGGTCGGCACGCTGGGCAGCAAATATGAATTTTTCCACGAATGGAAGCGTCTTGATGAAAAAGAGCAAGGCAGCGTGGCCTTGGAGACTATGCTGTGCGGTATCTGCAAGAAAGAGAACTTCCTCGATCTGCTGGAGAACTTCATTCTTTACGACCACTCCGGCGGTAGCACGGTGAAAATCCTTGCCCGTAACCACCAGTATCTCGGTGTCAACGAAGCAGTCAAGGCATACGAGGCACGGAAGCTCAACGACGGCAAGCTGGGCGTGTTCTGGCATACACAAGGTTCCGGCAAGAGCTATTCCATGGTTTTTCTCGCCCAGAAGATCCGCCGCAAGTTTGCAGGGTCTCCCACAATCGTTGTTCTGACCGACCGAGATGAACTGAACAAGCAGATCAGCGACACTTTTGAAAACTGCGGTCTGCTCGGTAAAACGAAAGCCTCACAGTTTATCGCCACAAGCGGCGGTGACCTCGTCACGAAGCTGAAAGGCAATCCGAGCTTCATATTCACGCTGATACAGAAATTCAACAGGCTGGACGAACAGCCGATTTACCCGGACCACGATATTATCATTATGTCGGATGAAGCGCACCGCAGTCAGTACGGTATCTTTGCCGACAACATGATGAAGCTGCTCCCGACGGCGGCTCGTATCGGCTTTACCGGCACTCCGCTCCTGTCCAGCGACAATATCACGGCGCGCACCTTCGGCGGCTATATCTCTGTTTACGATTTCAAACGCGCCGTGGAGGACGGTGCTACCGTTCCGCTCTATTATGAGAATCGCGGCGAAAAGATACTCGATCTTCACAATCCTGAGATCACCGACCGTATCCTTGATGCTATCGAGAATGCCGATATCGACGTCGATCAGCAGGACAAGCTGGAAGCGGAATTCGCAAAGGAAATCCATCTGATGACGGCAGAGCCGCGTCTGAGATCCATCGCAAAGGATTTTGTCGGTCACTATTCCGACCTGTGGACCAGCGGCAAGGCGATGTTCGTGTGCCTTAATAAAGTTACCTGCGTCCGTATGTATGATTTTGTTCAGGAATACTGGAAGGAAGAAATCAAAGCTCTGAAAGCGAAAATCAAAACGGCCACGCAGCAGGAGGCGCAGGAACTGGAGCGCAAGCTGAAATGGATGGAAGAAACGGAAATGGCCGTTGTGATCAGTCAGGAGCAGAATGAGATTCAGACCTTCAAAAAATGGGATCTGGATATCAAATATCACCGGGCGAAGATGGAAAAGCGCGAGCTGGACAAGGAATTCAAAGATGCGTCCAATCCGCTCCGGGTGGTATTCGTCTGCGCCATGTGGCTCACCGGCTTTGACGTGAAGTGCCTGTCCTGCCTGTATCTCGATAAGCCCTTGAAGGCGCATACGCTCATGCAGACCATCGCCCGTGCCAACCGCGTGAACGAAGGCAAGAGTAACGGTTTAATTATCGATTATATCGGCATCGTGAAAGCCCTCCGCAAGGCTCTGGCCGACTATACCGCAAACATAAACACGCCCGGAGGCGATCCGACCGTTGATAAAGATGAGTTGATTGCTCGTATCCTCGATACCATCGAAAAAGCAAAGGCTTTTCTCCATGAGCGCGACTTTGAGCTTGCCGATCTTGTGGCTGCAGTTGACTTTACGAAGCTGGCTCTGCTTCAGACCGCCGCTAATGCCGTATGCGGCACTATTGAAGATAAGAAGGCTTTCTCCACATACGCATCGGAATTGATTCGTTTGATGAAATACACGGATCGTGACGATATTACCGGACAGACGCGCAAAGAATATGAAGCCATCGCCGCGATTTACGGGGAGCTTCAAAAAAAGCGCCGTCACGTTGATACAACAGATCTGATGGTGAAAATTAATTCTATCATCAGCGAATATGTGGAGATCGATGATGCATCGATGATGGTCAAAGAAGAGCCACGCCGGTTTGACATCAGCGCAATCGATTTTGATTTGCTTCGCCGGGAATTTGCAAAGGTAAAGAAAAAGAACCTCGTGATGAAGGATTTGGAGGAAATCATCAAGCAGAAGCTCGACCGGCTGCTTTTCAATAATCCGGATCGTATAGATTATTACGAGCGGTATCAGCAGATTATCACAGACTACAACAGTGAGCAGGATCGCGCCACCATTGAGAAAACCTTTATGGATCTGATGGATCTGGCCAATAGTCTCGATCAGGAAGAACAGCGGTATGTCCGCGAAGGCTTTGAGAGCGACGAGGAGCTTTCACTGTACGATATGCTTTTCCGGGACGATCTCTCCAAAGCGGATATCAAGAAAATCAAGGAAGTGGCCGCAAGTCTTCTGAAAAAGATCAAGGCGAAGATTGCCGAGCTTGACCACTGGGCCGATAAGCAGGAAACAAAAGCCGCTGTAGATAATCTGATTCGTGATACGCTATGGGCCGAGCTGCCGGAGTGCTATGACGAGATCAGCATTTCCGAATACCGCCAGCGCATTTACGAATATGTGTACACGCGCTACAGAATGGCTGCGTAA